The Bacteroidota bacterium genomic interval TTTTTGATTAAAAACACCTGCTATTACAGGAGTTCTCAAACTACTACAAACATCTTTTTCCTGTACTTCCCAATTGTAAAAGAAATAATAATTATTATCTGTTATTCCTTTCTTAATCGAAAGCATATCGTTAATGACGTAAGGAAAGTTTGTGTAGCTTTCTTTTGTTCTCCATAATGTAGAATTACTTCCTGTTCGTAAAATATAATCATTTCCTTGAGGAACATCAAAATTTAGATTAATTATCTTTTCACCATTTTGAATATAAAGTGATTTTTGATTTATTGTGTCTCCATTATTATCAATCAGAAATATTTCTCTATTTCCCGAGCCAAGTGCATACACTTTTACGGAAGCAAGATTGAATGATTTAAGAGCATCAAAGGTTAATCCGTTTGAACTTGAATAATATCCTCCGTTTCCATCGGTTTTGCTTGATATTCCACAGTATTCCGATTGTCCGTTAGTATATCTTTGAGCATAAAAAGTTGTTGTTTTTGAAATTACTGGAGTATTAAATACGTATCCTTTGTGCAAAAGATTTCCTGCAATAATTGAATCATACCACCAAATAGAATTTTCATTTTCAGCACTTAGCATAACAGAGCCGCTAACACAAGTTGATGATGAAAAAACAATTGGTTTATCAGGAATAATAATCTTTATTCCTGAAACAACAAATGAATCAGTTCCATTTGCATTTGTACTTTTTAACTTTACGCTGTAAGCCCCATTTGAAGTATAATAATGTGTAGGATTTTCTTTTGTGGAATACTTACCATCTCCAAAATCCCATTCATAACTTTGAGGATTATTCAGTGATTTATTTTCAAAATGCAAATTTCCGGTACATGAATTTTTATTGTCAAGTGTAAAATATGCAAATGGAGTTTGGTCGGAACGAATACATCTCCAGATTAATTCAAAACCCTGACGTGTAATAGCATTGTCGGTAACAATACGTATTGTAATTGAATTACCTGATGAAATTATAAGTCCTTCATTGGGCAAAGCACTACCTGTGTAAGTGCCAATTTTTTGTCCGTTTACTCCTGTTCCTTCATAAATACAAAGTGAATCGGAATTATTTTCAATGTCAAATGAAAGGAAATTCAAAACAATTTTTGATGCTCCCTTTGGTGCAATTGTAACGTAAGAATTTGTATTATTAAAATAATCTCCTGTTCCGCCCGGATCAAAAAGTCTTCCTGTACAAGAAGTATAAATTTCTCCCAATGATTCGGCAGGCATAGTATAAATGCATTCAATTGAGGGGTCAACATTTATGTAAGATGTTCTAACAATTGAATCAACACCATTTTTATTTTTAACTATAAGTGTAACATCAAAAAGTCCAACAGAATCATACAAAACAATGGGATTTATCTCGCTTGATGCTGAAGGATTACCTCCGGGAAATAGCCAGAAAAAAGAATCAGCATTGTTTGATTTGTTATAAAAATGATTTGAATAACCAATACAAACTATTGTATCTATTGCACTAAACTCAGCAATAGGAGGAGTGTTTGGCGAATAATAAAGTTCCGATTCCCATAATCCACGACCATAAGTTCCTGCTCTTATTTTCCTTTCTGATTTTACATCATCATAATAAATTTCCAATTCGTTTATAATTACATTAGGTATCCCGTTTGAAAATTGAATCCAATCAAATAAAGTGCTGTCACGGTAGTAAACACCTACATCCATTCCCACATAAAGTCCTGTTTTGGAATCGTTTTGATATACAATACAATTAGCAGGTAAGTTTGGTAAAGAGCCTGAATAATTTATCCAAGTATCTCCACCATTTGTAGAAAGATATATTTTTTCTCCGTTTGAATATCCTGAAAGTGTTACCCAAAGAATTTTAGGATTTTCGGGATGAACAGCGATATAAGTAATTGACAATTGCGGTAAACCAAGTGAAATATCAAACCAATCCGTACCGCCATTTGTTGTTTTTTTAATATTATTACTTTCTGCAACATAAATAACAGTTGGGTCGGAAGGTGCAACAGCAATTGCATCGAATGTAGCAGAACTTGAAAAATTAGAAATTTTCAACCATGAATCACCTCTGTTTGTTGTTTTCCATACGTTTTTATAAGCAGCATACAAGGTTTGAGGGTCATCAGGGTCCATCACAAAAGGTGTCAACCAAGCACCTTGCTCGTTAATTCCTGTTGTTATCCTTTTGAAATTATTACCTCCATTTGATGAACGATAAAGATATCCATAGTACATGGATGAATACATATAATTATTATTAGAATAATCAACAATACATTCAAAGCCATCACCTCCATTAACATCAGCCCAGTTTTTATTCAATCTTTTTGTTCCGTTATCCTGCAATCCGGCAAGAACAATATCAGGGTCAGTAGCTGAAATTCCAATTCTGTAAATTTGAGAAATTACAAGACCTTGACTCAAGTCTGTATAACTATTTCCATGGTCTTTAGACACAAAAACACCACCATCACAACCTACATAAAATGTTGAACTGTTAGGATAAAAATCCATTGCATGAATATCAGCATGAACATAAGGATTTCCTCCTGCTCCTGTCCAATGAGCACTAATCGACCAATTTGAACCACCATTAACAGATTTCCAAATATTTATTCCTCCTACATAAATTTCATTTCTATCAAAAGGAGAAGCAATAATATCAAGGTCATACCATCCTTGTCCTGCATTATCACTACCACTTACGTACCTGCCAAGAATATTGGGAGAGGTTGCCATTGTAGAAAAATCAGCACCACTGTTAGTTGACCTATAAACACCAATTAGATTACTGTTTGAAGGCATTCTTGCAACAACAATATAAACATAATTAGTATCATCAGGAGTAACAGCAATTTCAAATCGTACAGTAGAAGTTGAGGGTAATCCTGAAGTAACTTTTGTAAATGAATTTCCATCATCAGTTGAAAGATAAAATCCACCTGAACCATAATATCCGTATCTTCCTGCATAAACTACAGTAGGATTCCCCGGCTTAAATTCAATATCACGAAAATGACCTGCTTGTTTTAAATCCCAATTATCTCCACCATCAATTGTTTTATAAATACCAGTAGAAGTAGCTGCATAAATTATTGAAGTATCAGTTGGATACATCAAAAGTTTTCGAATTTTTCTTGTTTGATTTACAGTCCAGCTTAAGCCTGTATTCTGCCATGTATCTCCACCATCTGTTGATTTTAAAACACCTATGCTATAAGTATCAGAAGCATCACCATCACTTGTTGCAAGATACATCACATTTGGATTAAGTGGATTTATGATAAGATCACTGCAACCTATTACATCTAAATCGTCAGTTATTGGTGTCCATGTAAGTCCGCTGTTAGTACTTTCCCATAAACCACCGGAAGGTGCTCCAACATATATTGTATTTGAAATTGTAGGGTGAAAAGTAACAAAGTTAATTCTACCAATGCCACCTCCCGAAGAAACATTAGGACCTAAAGTTGTCCAATTTCCATTGGAACGGGTATTTGACCTTTTCGATGAATTTTGAATGTTATATTTTTTTATTGCATTAGATGATGCCATTGGATTTGGCAATTTACCCGAAGGAAAAACACGTGGTTCCATAAACCATTCCCACCTTTTATATTGTTTTATACCCCTTACCGTGTCAGAGTCAATGCTTTCCATGAATGAATTAAAACTTTTTTGTATCGTATAAAAGTTTTTATCTGAACTTCCTGAAATACCTTCTATCCATTCCTGAGAATAGCTGTTGTTTATTTGAAAACCAAGAAAGAATATAATTGCAACTGTTATTATTGAAAATCTCATTGTTGTATATCTCTTAAATTTAAACATATTTATCATAGTGCAAAGTTAAGTATTCATAAATGATGTATGGTGTAAAAAAGAGAAAGTTTGGGAATTTGAAATACCTCATTTTCACTTAGCACTAATATTATTTATTGCTAAAGCCCACAATAGGTATAGCTTTTGTTCTAGGCAGTATTTCTTCCATTTCGTCAAATAATGTTCTTTCTATTTTTTTCTCTTTTTCTAATAATTTATAGTTACTAATAAATAATTCTTTTCCGTTTTGATTGCTGTTTTTACTCACATTTCTCATTCCATAAGTCAAATTCCATTCATTAATATTTGCAAATGAAAATAAATCTCTTATGTATTCACTATCGTCATAAGTTATCAACCATTTATGATTTATGTTTTTTAAAACATTAGCAAATCTTTTGTGGTCAAATGATTTGTGCATATTACCATTTTTACCATATAAAGCTGATTTAGTAGCAGAAAAATATGGCGGATCAAGAAAAATAAAAACATTTCCCCCTTCTTTTTCAATTACATCTTGGTAATCATAATTAGTAATATTTGTATTATTTAAAATATATGAAAGAAGCTTTACTCTGTCAATACTTGAAATTGTAAATCGTTTTTCATAAGCTGCTTTTGAAAAACCACCGCTTTCACTTGTCCCTGAAAAAGTGATTCTGTTTAACACAAAAAACGCAGATGCTTTTTTCAATTCATCAAATGATTCAATATTTTTCAATAAATATTTATGTAATTCTTTTCCATTTTTAAATTCCCTTCTCCAACTAGAAACTTGTTCTATTAACTTATCGCAATTTTGCTGTGTTTGTTTCCAAAAATGAAATAGGTTAGGGTATAAATCATTAATCCAGAATGTTTTATGTGGATATTTTTGTTTTAAAGAAACAAAGACAGAACCGCCACCAAGAAAAGGCTCTCTAAATTCATCAAATTCAGGAATAATAGGTAAAATAATTTTCACTGCTCTACTTTTCCCACCAGGGTATCTTAAAGGACTTTTTATCATTTATTCAGCTTTTTCAATGTTAATAATAAAATTGTTTTCTTTTGCTTCTATAAAGAGATTTTCAATTACCTCTTTTTGCTTTTTTGAAAAATTTTGCTTTGAAATAAAATTATTAATCTTGTCCGTATTATCAGATGATAGAATACTTCCATCTAATTTAGTTGAAGTTAATTTAATAACAGGAATTGATTTATATTCAATACCATCAACTTTTACTTCTTTTAAATTTGTGTATAATATCATTTTAAGTAAACCGTCTTTAATGTCGCCATTGCTTGGTAATAAGGCATTTCTTGAATGTTTACCTTCAATGAGATAAAGGTTTTTACCTTCAATTTTTATTTCATCAGTTGTGAAATAATATTTCCCACCAAGATAATTTTCTATTGTAATTGTTGCTTTTGTAAGAGTTGACAGAGCTTCTTTCGGCTGAATAGTTAGCATTTCACGATTTTGGGCATCTTGTGCTTTTTGTCGTGAAGTGTTCATAAAATCTTTAACTCCACTAATGAATTGATTGGCAAATCTATCAATACCTTGTTCATTATGAAATTCAACATCTAATTGTTTGCCAATTTTATTATAAGAAGATTTTGCTTTTTGAATTAAATCAGGGAAAGATTGTTCAATTTCTTTTAAATTCCAATGCAATGCCGAACTATGATAATTTTTTATTTCAGCTATTTTTGTTTTAACTAAATTATTATTGAATTGTTGATTTGTAATTTTATTTTCTCTTGTTGAGTGTTTTTCAGCATTTTCATAGTATGCAAAAACAACAAAAATGCCAAGTAAACTCATCAACGACACTGTATCCCATTGTATAAAATCTCTATCGCCACGTTTGCCTTCATCTTTTATGATGGGGATTACAGTTATTTTTTTTGAATTACCAAGTGTATTGTAAATCCTTTCATAAGGATAAGAACGTGTCCGTTTGGGTGAAACCCATTTAGAAATC includes:
- a CDS encoding DNA adenine methylase; translated protein: MIKSPLRYPGGKSRAVKIILPIIPEFDEFREPFLGGGSVFVSLKQKYPHKTFWINDLYPNLFHFWKQTQQNCDKLIEQVSSWRREFKNGKELHKYLLKNIESFDELKKASAFFVLNRITFSGTSESGGFSKAAYEKRFTISSIDRVKLLSYILNNTNITNYDYQDVIEKEGGNVFIFLDPPYFSATKSALYGKNGNMHKSFDHKRFANVLKNINHKWLITYDDSEYIRDLFSFANINEWNLTYGMRNVSKNSNQNGKELFISNYKLLEKEKKIERTLFDEMEEILPRTKAIPIVGFSNK
- a CDS encoding PKD domain-containing protein, which codes for MFKFKRYTTMRFSIITVAIIFFLGFQINNSYSQEWIEGISGSSDKNFYTIQKSFNSFMESIDSDTVRGIKQYKRWEWFMEPRVFPSGKLPNPMASSNAIKKYNIQNSSKRSNTRSNGNWTTLGPNVSSGGGIGRINFVTFHPTISNTIYVGAPSGGLWESTNSGLTWTPITDDLDVIGCSDLIINPLNPNVMYLATSDGDASDTYSIGVLKSTDGGDTWQNTGLSWTVNQTRKIRKLLMYPTDTSIIYAATSTGIYKTIDGGDNWDLKQAGHFRDIEFKPGNPTVVYAGRYGYYGSGGFYLSTDDGNSFTKVTSGLPSTSTVRFEIAVTPDDTNYVYIVVARMPSNSNLIGVYRSTNSGADFSTMATSPNILGRYVSGSDNAGQGWYDLDIIASPFDRNEIYVGGINIWKSVNGGSNWSISAHWTGAGGNPYVHADIHAMDFYPNSSTFYVGCDGGVFVSKDHGNSYTDLSQGLVISQIYRIGISATDPDIVLAGLQDNGTKRLNKNWADVNGGDGFECIVDYSNNNYMYSSMYYGYLYRSSNGGNNFKRITTGINEQGAWLTPFVMDPDDPQTLYAAYKNVWKTTNRGDSWLKISNFSSSATFDAIAVAPSDPTVIYVAESNNIKKTTNGGTDWFDISLGLPQLSITYIAVHPENPKILWVTLSGYSNGEKIYLSTNGGDTWINYSGSLPNLPANCIVYQNDSKTGLYVGMDVGVYYRDSTLFDWIQFSNGIPNVIINELEIYYDDVKSERKIRAGTYGRGLWESELYYSPNTPPIAEFSAIDTIVCIGYSNHFYNKSNNADSFFWLFPGGNPSASSEINPIVLYDSVGLFDVTLIVKNKNGVDSIVRTSYINVDPSIECIYTMPAESLGEIYTSCTGRLFDPGGTGDYFNNTNSYVTIAPKGASKIVLNFLSFDIENNSDSLCIYEGTGVNGQKIGTYTGSALPNEGLIISSGNSITIRIVTDNAITRQGFELIWRCIRSDQTPFAYFTLDNKNSCTGNLHFENKSLNNPQSYEWDFGDGKYSTKENPTHYYTSNGAYSVKLKSTNANGTDSFVVSGIKIIIPDKPIVFSSSTCVSGSVMLSAENENSIWWYDSIIAGNLLHKGYVFNTPVISKTTTFYAQRYTNGQSEYCGISSKTDGNGGYYSSSNGLTFDALKSFNLASVKVYALGSGNREIFLIDNNGDTINQKSLYIQNGEKIINLNFDVPQGNDYILRTGSNSTLWRTKESYTNFPYVINDMLSIKKGITDNNYYFFYNWEVQEKDVCSSLRTPVIAGVFNQKPLAGYSYLDSSINVYFTDNSSEAFHYLWDFDDNTKDSVSNPIHKFPDGGTYNVKLLVSNGCGNDSVTKSIQLVNSIFENESEKMFNIYPNPNNGEFSLKYLGKEAYEINIYNSNGKNVFTKKIKKENSAITYIININSNPKGIYFLKLITSENALVQKIIIE